In Phyllopteryx taeniolatus isolate TA_2022b chromosome 1, UOR_Ptae_1.2, whole genome shotgun sequence, the following proteins share a genomic window:
- the LOC133489244 gene encoding male-specific lethal 3 homolog isoform X2 — MNSRGIKFRFQKGERVLCFEPDPSKAKVLYDAKVLDILIGKGEHGRRIPKYLIHFNGWSRSWDRWAAEDHVLKDTKESRKLQRKLAREALGRMKKKGRAKRRHPSGTKPSLKTLPKEDDSDDTCLISSSGSSEGEGSEAESSNSGDTTFSEDINKMKVEPDISVKRDGEERIVHVDIAIPDILKKKLEDDCFYINKRKKLVMVPCQTNVVQILESYVKHFTINKAFMANERYRRQQQQSTTQSSSPQPIPPEKNEELCKEMVDGLRITFDFTLPMILLYPCEQAQFKKVSSSRLFLAVNEGSPCPSNTQRERSPSPAGHNPPTPQSTDSQPALSDVSTTTPTAPTPKRRRHPDMDCISYQSQSLRRSTRNTPGERLAEGSSGGGGSSTASPQLKRRLIDSSSQSKFILNLDRKTPVHSGSSSPLPLTPSKERSGPFHGLESRRNNELNEVLSWKLTPDNYPLNDQPPPPSYLYGVQHLLRLFVKLPEILGKMQIPERNLRALVKHLELFLRFLAEFQEDFFPESAYVSASEAHNNMKQPRPVY; from the exons ATGAATTCGCGGGGTATTAAATTTAGATTCCAAAAAGGAGAACGAGTGCTGTGCTTCGAACCCGACCCAAGCAAGGCTAAAGTCTTGTATGACGCAAAG GTCCTTGATATATTGATAGGCAAGGGTGAACATGGAAGGCGAATCCCGAAGTACTTGATTCACTTTAATGGTTGGAGCAGAAG ctGGGATCGCTGGGCTGCAGAGGATCATGTCCTAAAGGATACAAAGGAAAGCCGCAAATTGCAACGTAAACTGGCGCGTGAAGCTCTTGGTCGCAT GAAGAAAAAGGGACGGGCCAAGAGGCGACATCCTTCTGGCACTAAACCCTCCCTGAAGACTCTCCCTAAGGAGGACGACAGTGATGACACAT GCTTGATTTCATCTTCTGGCAGCAGTGAGGGAGAGGGTTCTGAAGCAGAATCTTCGAATAGCGGGGACACTACATTCTCTGAAGACATCAATAAAATG AAAGTTGAGCCCGATATCAGTGTCAAGAGGGATGGTGAGGAAAGGATAGTACATGTTGACATCGCTATCCCTGATATCCTCAAGAAGAAATTAGAGGATGACTGCTTTTACATCAATAAGAGGAAGAAG TTGGTGATGGTTCCTTGTCAGACGAATGTTGTGCAGATCTTGGAGTCCTATGTAAAGCACTTTACTATCAACAAGGCTTTCATGGCCAACGAGCGGTACAGGCGGCAGCAACAGCAGAGTACGACACAGAGCAGCAGCCCACAGCCAATCCCTCCAGAGAAGAA tgAGGAGTTGTGTAAGGAAATGGTTGATGGCCTGAGGATCACGTTTGACTTCACTTTACCCATGATCCTCCTCTATCCGTGTGAGCAAGCTCAGTTCAAAAAGGTCAGCTCTTCTCGGCTTTTCTTGGCCGTCAACGAAGGATCCCCGTGCCCCAGCAA CACCCAGCGAGAGCGCAGTCCCAGCCCGGCGGGTCACAACCCTCCCACGCCTCAGTCAACAGACAGCCAGCCAGCCCTGAGTGACGTTTCCACCACTACGCCCACCGCTCCCACTCCAAAGCGCCGTCGCCACCCTGACATGGACTGTATCTCGTACCAGTCCCAGTCGCTCAGGCGTTCCACGAGGAATACGCCCGGAGAACGCCTGGCGGAAGGGAGCAGTGGCG GTGGAGGCAGTTCCACAGCATCGCCACAACTCAAACGCCGCTTGATCGACAGCTCATCGCAGTCAAAATTCATTCTCAACCTTGACAGAA AAACTCCAGTACATAGTGGTTCATCATCCCCGTTGCCCTTGACTCCAAGTAAAGAACGAAGCGGACCTTTTCACGGCCTTGAGAGCCGGCGAAATAATGAGCTCAACGAG GTCCTGAGTTGGAAGCTGACCCCTGATAACTATCCCTTGAATGACCAGCCTCCTCCACCCTCCTACCTGTATGGAGTGCAGCACCTTCTGCGACTTTTTG TTAAGCTACCTGAGATCCTTGGAAAGATGCAGATCCCTGAAAGGAATCTAAGGGCCTTGGTCAAACATCTTGAGCTCTTTCTCAG GTTTCTGGCCGAGTTCCAGGAGGATTTCTTTCCTGAGTCTGCTTATGTGTCAGCATCCGAGGCTCACAATAACATGAAGCAACCAAGGCCTGTTTACTGA
- the LOC133489244 gene encoding male-specific lethal 3 homolog isoform X1: protein MKPKEHTVQVRDKVVENFRAGLGYKKISQALNISRSTVQSIIRKWKEHGTTATLPRNGRPPKLNGRPKRALIREASKRSMVTLEKLHKSTAQVLDILIGKGEHGRRIPKYLIHFNGWSRSWDRWAAEDHVLKDTKESRKLQRKLAREALGRMKKKGRAKRRHPSGTKPSLKTLPKEDDSDDTCLISSSGSSEGEGSEAESSNSGDTTFSEDINKMKVEPDISVKRDGEERIVHVDIAIPDILKKKLEDDCFYINKRKKLVMVPCQTNVVQILESYVKHFTINKAFMANERYRRQQQQSTTQSSSPQPIPPEKNEELCKEMVDGLRITFDFTLPMILLYPCEQAQFKKVSSSRLFLAVNEGSPCPSNTQRERSPSPAGHNPPTPQSTDSQPALSDVSTTTPTAPTPKRRRHPDMDCISYQSQSLRRSTRNTPGERLAEGSSGGGGSSTASPQLKRRLIDSSSQSKFILNLDRKTPVHSGSSSPLPLTPSKERSGPFHGLESRRNNELNEVLSWKLTPDNYPLNDQPPPPSYLYGVQHLLRLFVKLPEILGKMQIPERNLRALVKHLELFLRFLAEFQEDFFPESAYVSASEAHNNMKQPRPVY, encoded by the exons ATGAAGCCAAAGGAGCACACCGTACAGGTCAGGGATAAAGTTGTGGAGAATTTCAGGGCGGGATTAGGGTACAAAAAAATATCCCAAGCTTTGAACATCTCACGGAGCACTGTTCAATCAATCATCCGAAAATGGAAAGAGCATGGCACAACTGCAACGCTACCAAGAAATGGTCGTCCACCTAAACTGAATGGCCGGCCAAAGAGAGCATTGATCAGAGAAGCATCTAAAAGGTCCATGGTAACTCTGGAGAAGCTGCACAAATCCACAGCTCAG GTCCTTGATATATTGATAGGCAAGGGTGAACATGGAAGGCGAATCCCGAAGTACTTGATTCACTTTAATGGTTGGAGCAGAAG ctGGGATCGCTGGGCTGCAGAGGATCATGTCCTAAAGGATACAAAGGAAAGCCGCAAATTGCAACGTAAACTGGCGCGTGAAGCTCTTGGTCGCAT GAAGAAAAAGGGACGGGCCAAGAGGCGACATCCTTCTGGCACTAAACCCTCCCTGAAGACTCTCCCTAAGGAGGACGACAGTGATGACACAT GCTTGATTTCATCTTCTGGCAGCAGTGAGGGAGAGGGTTCTGAAGCAGAATCTTCGAATAGCGGGGACACTACATTCTCTGAAGACATCAATAAAATG AAAGTTGAGCCCGATATCAGTGTCAAGAGGGATGGTGAGGAAAGGATAGTACATGTTGACATCGCTATCCCTGATATCCTCAAGAAGAAATTAGAGGATGACTGCTTTTACATCAATAAGAGGAAGAAG TTGGTGATGGTTCCTTGTCAGACGAATGTTGTGCAGATCTTGGAGTCCTATGTAAAGCACTTTACTATCAACAAGGCTTTCATGGCCAACGAGCGGTACAGGCGGCAGCAACAGCAGAGTACGACACAGAGCAGCAGCCCACAGCCAATCCCTCCAGAGAAGAA tgAGGAGTTGTGTAAGGAAATGGTTGATGGCCTGAGGATCACGTTTGACTTCACTTTACCCATGATCCTCCTCTATCCGTGTGAGCAAGCTCAGTTCAAAAAGGTCAGCTCTTCTCGGCTTTTCTTGGCCGTCAACGAAGGATCCCCGTGCCCCAGCAA CACCCAGCGAGAGCGCAGTCCCAGCCCGGCGGGTCACAACCCTCCCACGCCTCAGTCAACAGACAGCCAGCCAGCCCTGAGTGACGTTTCCACCACTACGCCCACCGCTCCCACTCCAAAGCGCCGTCGCCACCCTGACATGGACTGTATCTCGTACCAGTCCCAGTCGCTCAGGCGTTCCACGAGGAATACGCCCGGAGAACGCCTGGCGGAAGGGAGCAGTGGCG GTGGAGGCAGTTCCACAGCATCGCCACAACTCAAACGCCGCTTGATCGACAGCTCATCGCAGTCAAAATTCATTCTCAACCTTGACAGAA AAACTCCAGTACATAGTGGTTCATCATCCCCGTTGCCCTTGACTCCAAGTAAAGAACGAAGCGGACCTTTTCACGGCCTTGAGAGCCGGCGAAATAATGAGCTCAACGAG GTCCTGAGTTGGAAGCTGACCCCTGATAACTATCCCTTGAATGACCAGCCTCCTCCACCCTCCTACCTGTATGGAGTGCAGCACCTTCTGCGACTTTTTG TTAAGCTACCTGAGATCCTTGGAAAGATGCAGATCCCTGAAAGGAATCTAAGGGCCTTGGTCAAACATCTTGAGCTCTTTCTCAG GTTTCTGGCCGAGTTCCAGGAGGATTTCTTTCCTGAGTCTGCTTATGTGTCAGCATCCGAGGCTCACAATAACATGAAGCAACCAAGGCCTGTTTACTGA